The proteins below come from a single Corylus avellana chromosome ca3, CavTom2PMs-1.0 genomic window:
- the LOC132175583 gene encoding kinesin-like protein KIN-14F has protein sequence MPQETDSHSISMSPCKNLRGLKALVPNNEASYTEEIINDHELAQRKAGEAASRRYKAAEWLRQMDHGASATLPKEATEEEFCLALRNGLILCNVLNKVNPGAVLKVVENPVIAVQSTEGAAQSAIQYFENMRNFLEAVKEMQLLTFEASDLEKGGSSSKVVDCILCLKGYYEWKLAGGVGVWRYGGTVRITSLPKGSPSSILSSESADESVDESDSSTYEQLLEFLHLSSEVSIEESRTANALTFLFDHFGLGLLQAYLKETDGIEDFPLNAMVIDTLLSKVVKDFSALLVSQGTQLGLFLKKILKSDAGSFSKHEFITAISLYLNQRTNLLSSDLSRFCVCGGKRNGTRHNVNLSADHAELIDFQQKQLEELKLSFQEAKSEVKQVHSAWEKELSRLENHFKGLEVASSSYHKILEENRVLYNQVQDLKGTIRVYCRVRPFLPGQSNGHSTVDHIGENGNIMIYNPFKQGKDARRVFAFNKVYGTNVTQEQIYADTQPLIRSVLDGFNGCIFAYGQTGSGKTYTMSGPDLTSEETWGVNYRALRDLFQISKAREDIIKYEVGVQMIEIYNEQVRDLLVSDGSNRRLDIRNNSQLNGLNVPDASLIRVTCTQDVLDLMRIGQRNRAVGATALNERSSRSHSVLTVHVHGKELVSNSILRGCLHLVDLAGSERVDKSEAVGERLKEAQHINRSLSALGDVISALAQKSTHIPYRNSKLTQVLQDSLGGQAKTLMFVHINPELNALGETISTLKFAERVASIELGAARSNKETGEIRDLKEEISNLQLALERKATELEQLKAGNTRSTIESQKPRPVSPFRMPRSGISNSLKPETCQRPIDDTRNLEARSCSSGKQRRSRFPSAFADKEITQKIPFLAEERLVISGKPRSPSPPVRRSMSTDRGSVIRSRVKADTTDNQPIAKVPFPARVSVNKSVAAMPMIPSTDSNSRVHIGSQEPFPARFSVNKSVATMPMIPSTDSNSRVHVGSQEPAKHDNISDAYYSLQKISTKKVYPEHEEEQFKQALNVRQGGIRKSKAESKVKAKHNQLPAKTQKSEMATTLFSDMHIAGEKMEEAPRKSEFPEPENEQGLVGSPVHGALKVKKPQQNFPRISQNLEPRGLVEPLLAGKLDNKVPNGLVRFPKEGPNASMPEFRRSRSTPRGKFMILP, from the exons ATGCCACAAGAAACCGACTCCCATTCAATTTCAATGTCTCCTTGCAAGAACTTACGAGGATTAAAGGCTTTGGTTCCTAACAATGAGGCTTCATACACTGAGGAGATTATCAACGACCATGAATTAGCTCAAAGAAAAGCCGGAGAAGCAG CTTCAAGGAGGTACAAAGCAGCAGAATGGCTGCGTCAGATGGACCACGGCGCATCAGCAACACTGCCCAAAGAAGCCACCGAGGAAGAGTTCTGCCTTGCACTCCGCAATGGCCTCATTCTCTGCAATGTCCTCAACAAAGTCAATCCCGGCGCTGTTCTCAAG GTGGTGGAAAATCCAGTAATTGCCGTTCAGTCCACGGAGGGAGCAGCACAGTCTGCAATTCAGTATTTTGAGAACATGAGGAATTTCTTGGAGGCTGTTAAAGAAATGCAGCTCTTGACATTTGAAGCATCCGATTTGGAAAAG GGGGGCTCATCAAGTAAAGTTGTGGACTGCATTCTGTGTCTGAAAGGGTATTACGAGTGGAAGCTAGCTGGTGGAGTTGGGGTTTGGAGGTATGGAGGCACTGTGAGGATCACATCCCTTCCAAAGGGATCTCCATCCTCCATACTTAGCAGTGAAAGTGCTGATGAGTCGGTGGATGAATCCGATTCATCAACATATGAGCAGCTGTTAGAATTTCTCCATCTTTCTAGTGAAGTCTCAATTGAAGAATCCAGAACTGCTAATGCTCTGACTTTCCTCTTCGATCATTTTGGACTTGGACTTCTACAGGCTTACCTCAAAGAGACTGATGGGATTGAAGACTTCCCTTTGAATGCAATG GTTATTGATACTTTGCTCAGTAAAGTAGTCAAGGATTTCTCGGCGCTACTTGTTTCCCAAGGCACTCAG CTTGGattgtttttgaagaaaatattgaaaagcgATGCTGGCTCCTTCTCAAAGCATGAATTTATAACAGCCATTTCACTCTATCTTAATCAAAGAACTAATTTGCTGTCAAGTGATTTATCAAGATTCTGTGTTTGTGGTGGGAAACGCAATGGTACTCGGCATAATGTCAATCTTTCTGCAGACCATGCAGAACTGATTGATTTTCAACAGAAACAGCTTGAG GAGCTAAAATTATCTTTTCAAGAGGCAAAATCAGAGGTGAAACAGGTCCACTCAGCCTGGGAGAAAGAACTTAGTAGGCTTG AGAATCATTTTAAGggccttgaagtagcctcctcTTCCTATCACAAGATTCTAGAAGAAAACCGCGTACTTTACAATCAAGTCCAAGACCTCAAAG GAACCATTAGGGTTTATTGTAGAGTTAGGCCCTTCTTACCTGGGCAATCAAATGGGCATTCTACTGTAGACCACATAGGAGAAAATGGAAATATCATGATTTACAATCCCTTTAAGCAGGGCAAAGATGCAAGACGAGTATTTGCATTCAACAAAGTATATGGAACAAATGTCACACAAG AGCAAATATATGCTGATACTCAACCATTGATCAGGTCTGTTCTAGATGGTTTTAATGGTTGTATCTTTGCATACGGACAGACTGGCTCAGGGAAGACATACACAATG AGTGGCCCAGATTTGACCTCTGAGGAGACATGGGGTGTAAACTATCGTGCACTTCGTGACTTGTTTCAAATATCAAAGGCGAGGGAGGATATCATAAAATATGAAGTTGGAGTCCAGATGATTGAAATATACAATGAACAAGTGAGGGATCTATTAGTCAGTGATGGCTCTAACAGAAGAT TAGATATACGAAATAACTCTCAATTGAATGGCCTTAATGTACCCGATGCAAGTTTGATTCGGGTTACATGCACTCAAGATGTTCTTGACTTGATGAGAATTGGCCAAAGGAATCGTGCTGTGGGTGCTACAGCTCTAAATGAGAGGAGTAGCCGTTCACATAG TGTTTTAACTGTTCATGTCCATGGAAAAGAGTTAGTTTCTAATTCCATTCTTAGGGGTTGCCTCCATCTAGTGGATTTGGCTGGAAGTGAAAGAGTGGATAAATCTGAAGCTGTTGGTGAGAGGCTGAAGGAGGCCCAACATATAAATAGATCACTTTCTGCACTTGGAGATGTCATCTCTGCTCTTGCACAAAAGAGTACACATATTCCTTATAGGAATAGCAAGCTTACTCAAGTATTGCAAGATTCTCTAG GTGGGCAGGCAAAGACATTGATGTTTGTACATATAAATCCTGAACTTAATGCTCTTGGGGAGACAATTAGCACACTCAAGTTTGCTGAGAGGGTCGCCTCCATAGAACTTGGGGCTGCCCGATCTAATAAAGAAACTGGAGAAATCCGAGATCTCAAAGAAGAG ATATCGAACCTTCAACTGGCATTGGAGAGGAAGGCAACTGAACTTGAGCAATTGAAAGCTGGGAATACTCGAAGCACAATAGAGTCCCAAAAACCAAGACCGGTTTCACCTTTTCGAATGCCAAGGAGTGGTATCAGTAACAGCCTGAAGCCTGAAACTTGCCAACGACCCATTGACGATACAAGAAACTTAGAG GCTAGAAGTTGTTCTTCCGGAAAGCAGAGGAGGTCAAGATTTCCCTCTGCATTTGCAGACAAGGAGATCACACAAAAGATACCTTTTCTAGCTGAAGAAAGATTAGTGATCTCTGGAAAGCCAAGGTCACCGTCCCCTCCTGTTAGGAGATCAATGTCCACTGATAGAGGGTCTGTCATAAGGAGCAGGGTCAAAGCTGACACAACTGACAACCAACCTATTGCAAAAGTACCATTTCCTGCTAGAGTTTCTGTTAATAAGTCTGTTGCCGCAATGCCAATGATCCCTTCAACAGATAGCAATTCAAGGGTACATATAGGTTCACAAGAGCCGTTTCCTGCTAGATTTTCTGTTAATAAGTCTGTTGCTACAATGCCAATGATCCCTTCAACAGATAGCAATTCAAGGGTACATGTAGGTTCACAAGAGCCAGCTAAACATGATAATATTTCTGATGCATACTACAGCCTCCAGAAGATAAGCACCAAGAAAGTTTACCCAGAACATGAAGAGGAGCAGTTTAAGCAAGCTCTTAATGTAAGGCAAGGTGGCATTAGGAAAAGCAAGGCTGAGAGCAAGGTCAAGGCAAAGCATAATCAGCTGCCAGCTAAGACTCAGAAGTCTGAGATGGCAACAACATTGTTCTCTGACATGCACATTGCAGGTGAAAAGATGGAGGAAGCGCCTCGAAAGAGTGAATTCCCCGAGCCAGAAAATGAGCAAGGCCTTGTTGGGTCACCAGTGCATGGTGCTCTAAAGGTGAAAAAGCCTCAACAGAACTTCCCACGGATCTCCCAAAATCTTGAACCAAG AGGACTAGTGGAACCCTTACTGGCTGGGAAACTTGACAACAAGGTTCCAAATGGTCTAGTTCGCTTTCCAAAGGAAGGCCCCAACGCATCAATGCCTGAGTTTAGAAGGAGTCGCTCCACACCTCGCGGGAAATTTATGATTCTACCTTGA